In Mercurialis annua linkage group LG6, ddMerAnnu1.2, whole genome shotgun sequence, the following are encoded in one genomic region:
- the LOC126686604 gene encoding uncharacterized protein LOC126686604 yields the protein MVTTRAAIENDGNIKIADMGKKSVAKKASKNKKVVSTGEASVPPSPVQLSKKRHANDSPPKSKKHKGISRTESKKSPPKGTEISVFEGFDLVIFGHCIERNLEVNLSQLSVVLLALEVYYLNLQNVTFCTAELDQQFYFDKRYKYLKKSAQFKVSREDRVHSKIDTRMSYDVISDIKSTLTPGELEKFRQSCFGYFLDIPKIKVQNQIIHCLLLREVEQLKKSELWFEVGGHRLKFGIDEFALISGLNCQGDSSKYAYTKVENGILDKYFSGLQSVSKQTLQDFFKARRWESEEDGFKIAFMHFLHNFLLASPRTARIPLKDFDVVDSADLNDYPWGIDVFKYTFDSLSKRAVLSPGSLIIEDNIYQYRLQGLPYALVCWFYECCPAVENTFAQLVNKDAIPRILRWQAFVPAKYIDVDRDLFVEIASDEMIFRSIVPTPAEMNALRLGDLFKKIKGNEEGYCPAFNILKDGESTSNTSNLNVMEERLEILMAGQKTIKDDIMDLKRLFTSKCSELLTVVNSLNDRLTLIGDSKTVEIEKHDVSDGLQTRVDKGKKVVLPAEDISVKPSKNGTSIVMEREERDGRESVVPVSADTKATSSKERDGRESADEEKGAEKVELEDLVCEKAVLEGKDDRGEPCVIVSSEHVDVISPNFEVYLII from the exons ATGGTGACTACACGGGCTGCCATTGAGAACGACGGTAATATCAAAATCGCTGATATGGGTAAGAAATCCGTTGcaaaaaaagcttcaaaaaacaaaaaggtaGTGTCAACCGGAGAAGCTTCAGTTCCTCCATCTCCTGTGCAGTTGAGTAAGAAGAGACATGCAAATGATTCACCTCCGAaatcgaagaaacacaaaggcaTTTCCAGAACTGAATCCAAGAAATCTCCTCCTAAG GGTactgaaatttcagtttttgaag gttttgatttggttatttttgggcATTGTATTGAGAGGAAT CTTGAAGTGAACCTGAGCCAGCTTAGTGTTGTTTTACTTGCCTTGGAGGTTTATTACCTTAACCTACAAAATGTTACTTTTTGCACTGCTGAATTGGACCAGCAGTTTTACTTTGACAAGCGCTATAAATATCTGAAAAAGAGTGCT CAGTTTAAAGTAAGCCGAGAAGATCGTGTTCACTCGAAGATTGATACGCGCATGTCATACGATGTCATTTCTGATATCAAATCGACTCTGACTCCAGGTGAATTGGAAAAGTTTAGACAATCTTGCTTTGGCTACTTTCTTGATATTCCCAAGATCAAAGTGCAAAATCAGATCATACATTGTTTATTGTTGAGGGAGGTGGAGCAGCTAAAGAAGTCTGAATTGTGGTTTGAGGTTGGCGGTCATAGGCTGAAATTCGGAATCGACGAATTTGCTTTGATCTCGGGTTTAAACTGTCAAGGTGACAGCAGTAAGTATGCCTATACAAAAGTTGAAAACGGCATTTTGGATAAGTACTTCAGCGGGCTGCAATCTGTTTCTAAACAGACCCTTCAGGACTTTTTCAAAGCTAGGCGTTGGGAGTCGGAGGAGGATGGGTTTAAGATagcatttatgcattttttgcaTAACTTCTTGCTTGCTTCACCGAGGACTGCTCGTATCCCTTTGAAGGACTTTGACGTAGTTGATTCGGCTGATTTGAACGACTATCCATGGGGTATTGACGTTTTCAAGTACACGTTTGATTCTTTGTCAAAAAGAGCTGTTCTTAGTCCGGGATCTCTTATTATTGAAGACAACATTTACCAGTATCGACTTCAAGGTTTACCATATGCACTGGTATGTTGGTTCTACGAGTGTTGCCCGGCGGTGGAAAATACCTTTGCTCAGCTAGTGAACAAAGATGCTATCCCGCGGATTCTGAGGTGGCAAGCATTCGTTCCTGCAAAATACATTGATGTTGACAGGGATTTATTTGTTGAGATTGCATCCGATGAG ATGATTTTCCGATCAATTGTTCCAACCCCGGCAGAGATGAATGCCCTTCGTCTAGGTgacttattcaaaaaaattaagggaaACGAGGAGGGTTATTGTCCGGCATTTAATATATTGAAGGACGGTGAATCAACGTCGAACACTTCGAATTTAAATGTTATGGAAGAGAGGCTGGAAATTTTGATGGCTGGTCAAAAGACGATTAAGGATGATATAatggatttgaaacgtttattcaCTTCCAAATGTTCCGAACTTTTGACAGTTGTCAATTCATTGAATGATAGGCTAACTCTGATTGGTGATTCTAAAACg GTTGAAATTGAGAAACATGATGTTTCTGATGGCTTGCAGACAAGGGTTGACAAAGGAAAAAAGGTTGTTCTTCCTGCAGAGGACATTTCAGTGAAACCAAGTAAAAATGGTACTTCTATAGTAATGGAACGAGAAGAAAGGGATGGTAGGGAGTCTGTTGTTCCTGTTTCTGCTGATACTAAAGCTACTTCCAGCAAAGAAAGGGATGGTAGGGAGTCTGCTGATGAAGAAAAAGGTGCTGAAAAAGTCGAATTGGAAGATTTGGTTTGCGAGAAGGCTGTACTTGAAGGCAAGGATGACCGTGGTGAACCTTGTGTTATTGTTTCTTCCGAACACGTTGATGTTATCTCTCCGAATTTTgaggtatatttaataatttga
- the LOC130015713 gene encoding uncharacterized protein LOC130015713 translates to MRCNTNWADVDDVLFPINCVNDWHWILARLNFKERCIYIYNSLRSAQYDRSATEYVTSYSVLLPLFLQATNFYDSRDDIDTTAGAYEGKRITDPFRIEIVENMPIQNDVDCGVHMFSAAEFFVDGKVMGHDYDVKEHRARYASSLYLYARWKESSSCVSEDEGPLKLKRTSA, encoded by the exons ATGCGTTGCAATACGAATTGGGCTGATGTTGACGATGTTCTTTTTCCGATCAATTGTGTTAACGATTGGCATTGGATTTTGGCTCGCCTGAATTTCAAGGAACGATGCATCTATATCTACAATTCGTTGAGGTCGGCGCAATATGACAGATCAGCAACTGAATATGTTACTTCCTATAGTGTGTTGCTTCCACTATTCCTTCAAGCTACCAATTTTTATGATTCTCGAGATGACATCGATACTACTGCCGGTGCTTATGAGGGAAAGAGAATAACTGATCCGTTCAGAATAGAGATTGTGGAAAACATGCCTATCCAAAATGATGT TGATTGTGGAGTTCATATGTTTTCCGCTGCTGAGTTCTTTGTTGATGGGAAAGTTATGGGGCATGATTATGATGTCAAAGAACACCGTGCTCGTTACGCTTCATCATTATATTTGTATGCTCGTTggaaggaaagctcttcttgtgTTAGTGAAGATGAGGGTCCTCTAAAACTCAAGAGAACATCTGCCTAG
- the LOC126686279 gene encoding uncharacterized protein LOC126686279, whose protein sequence is MLSGWSTKGKLACPVCNKWTCSLTLKNGVKQCYMGHRRYLHAQHSWRKSRKFDGKPEHGSKPEELSGDEVLRQLDLLPKSLVFGKTPNQKKRARGPEELNWTKRSIFFEFPYWKTLKLRHNLDVMHIEKNICENILGTLMNIDGKSKDNIKARMDLEAMGIRKELHLQQKGNKFFMPLACYTLPKPERRKFCEWLQSIRLPDGYASNLSRCVSVQDCKVMGMKSHDYHIFLQRLLPASICGSLRSEVYTALSELSSFFKELCSKTLKRSTVKKLQSDIILIICKLEMIYPPSFFVVMMHLAIHLPREVELGGPVHYRWMYFIERFLRTLKNYVRNLARPEGSIAEAYITKECLNFCSLYFHGVETIYNRVERNNFPVQIGVENGFSIFSNNARPLGATEYKTLSHSDFEKLQWYVLNNCEDVDEYLKIHIEELQKESVIDVQKRHQAGFASWFKECVGRLRATGLVAAKDHIYALGLGPDIRIARYSGIIVNGVRFHTVERDNFRRTQNNGVSVTGEHKSKEIEFYGVLTDIIDLQYVNGNHVFLFKCDWWDVGDKNGIKTDGNLVSVNVSRKWYTGDSFVLSSQVQQVFYVSDMKNGGHWKIVQKSFHRNIFDVPEKEKVCNEDSILNDEPYQQYEADNSHEVDQNGGENLELLHPIDVLPDEVDVGQMFQGQNSNPIYSSDEEDDTTINYDDADTDVLEDSNDSDNEDEDIVEFWCFMAVVMQPNMKFVENWIAETRCVDENSSRY, encoded by the exons atgttatctggatggagcacaaaaggaaaattggcatgtcctgtgtgtaataagtggacgtgttcgctaacattaaaaaatggaGTGAAGCAATGTTACATGGGTCATCGGAGATATTTACATGCCCAACATTCTTGGAGAAAAAGCAGAAAATTTGATGGCAAACCAGAGCACGGGTCAAAGCCTGAAGAGTTGTCAGGAGATGAAGTTCTAAGGCAATTAGATTTGCTTCCAAAAAGCCTTGTTTTTGGGAAGACACCTAACCAAAAAAAGCGTGCACGTGGTCCTGAAGAGCTCAATTGGACAAAGAGAAGTATATTCTTTGAATTTCCTTActggaaaacattaaaattacgtcataatttagatgtaatgcatattgagaagaatatatgtgaaaatatattgggtacgttgatgaatattgatggaaaatctaaggataacattaaggctcgaatggatttagaagcaatgggtataagaaaagagttacatttacagcaaaagggaaataaattttttatgccaCTTGCTTGTTATACATTACCGAAGCCTGAAAGGAGAAAGTTTTGCGAATGGTTGCAGTCAATCCGGTTGCCAGACGGATATGCTTCCAATCTTTCTCGATGTGTAAGTGTTCAGGACTGCAAAGTTATGGGGATGAAAAGCCATGATTATCATATATTCTTGCAACGGTTACTTCCAGCATCAATTTGTGGGTCTTTGCGTAGTGAGGTTTACACTGCATTATCAGAGTTGAGCTCTTTCTTTAAGGAGCTTTGTTCGAAGACTTTAAAAAGATCTACAGTTAAAAAGTTGCAGAGTGatatcattttgataatatgtaaacttgagatgatatatcctccatcttttttcgtggtaatgatgcatttggcaattcatctgccacgtgaagtagaattaggaggccctgttcactataggtggatgtactttattgagag GTTCTtacgtactttgaaaaattatgtacGTAACTTAGCTCGACCGGAGGGTTCAATTGCTGAAGCGTATATCACTAAAgaatgtttgaacttttgttcaCTGTATTTTCATGGTGTTGAGACAATATATAATCGCGttgagagaaataattttcctgtgcaaataggagtggaaaatggattttccatattttcaaacaatgcAAGACCTTTAGGAGCTACAGAATATAAAACGTTATCCCattctgattttgaaaaattgcagtggtatgtgcttaacaattgtgaggatgttgatgaatatcttaa GATTCACATTGAAGAATTACAAAAGGAAAGTGTTATAGATGTGCAAAAAAGACACCAGGCAGGATTTGCTAGTTGGTTCAAGGAGTGT gTTGGACGCTTACGTGCTACTGGTTTGGTTGCAGCAAAAGATCATATATATGCGTTGGGATTAGGTCCTGATATACGAATTGCTAGGTACAGTGGGATAATTGTCAATGGAGTTAGGTTTCACACAGTTGAGCGTGATAATTTTCGTCGGACTCAAAATAATGGAGTTTCAGTAACGGGAGAGCATAAGTCGAAAGAAATCGAGTTTTATGGTGTGCTAACAGATATCATTGACCTCCAATATGTTAATGGGAATCATGTTTTCTTGTTTAAATGTGATTGGTGGGATGTTGgcgataaaaatggaattaaaacagatggcaacttagtttctgttaatgtgagccgtaaatggtatacaggtgattctttcgtgttgagttctcaagtacagcaggttttttatgtcagcgatatgaaaaatggaggtcattggaaaattgtgcaaaaatcatttcacaggaatatatttgatgtgccagaaaaggaaaaagtgtgcaatgaagattcaatattgAATGATGAGCCCTATCAGCAATACGAGGCAGATAATAGTCATGAAGTCGATCAAAATGGTGGTGAAAATTTGGAACTCTTGCATCCTATAGATGtattaccggatgaagttgatgTTGGTCAAATGTTTCAAGGTCAAAACTCAAACCCGATTTATTCTAGCGATGAGGAGGATGATACTACGATCAATTATGATGATGCCGACACTGATGTACTAGAAGACTCAAATGACAGTGACAATGAAGACGAAGAC ATTGTAgaattttggtgttttatggCAGTAGTTATGCAGCCCAACATGAAATTTGTGGAAAACTGGATAGCAGAAACTCGATGTGTTGATGAAAACTCGTCGAGATATTAG
- the LOC130015648 gene encoding uncharacterized protein LOC130015648, whose translation MNMFLHAASPIFSFFFNFFKPITLHAGDSSRHHSGLLFVASAPSTIWSSSSLPLQQPALRPPLLFVSICFYSAIMVFVIPYSIADHICFSEGCSSNAKKDTEMPIMKVHKETRIITAFSKNVEYK comes from the exons atgaacatg TTTCTTCACGCTGCCTCTCCAATATTCAGtttcttcttcaatttctttaagCCAATAACGCTTCACGCCGGTGACTCTTCACGTCACCACAGCGGTCTGCTCTTTGTTGCCTCTGCTCCTTCAACGATCTGGTCTTCGTCGTCTCTGCCCCTTCAACAACCTGCTCTTCGGCCGCCTCTTTTGTTCGTGTCGATCTGCTTCTACTCGGCAATTATGGTGTTCGTCATCCCCTACTCCATCGCCGACCACATCTGTTTCTCGGAG GGCTGTTCATCAAATGCAAAAAAGGACACTGAAATGCCTATAATGAAAGTCCATAAAGAGACGAGAATAATTACTGCTTTCTCCAAG aATGTCGAATATAAATGA
- the LOC126653629 gene encoding uncharacterized protein LOC126653629, which produces MYFIRKKAKYNPHNGLRITTTDCLFDDRIQGLFMLYTKNKGDTSTVVDLNIAADYVQGYGILCNTPWKDVDEVLFPMHLTNKKHWVLGRLVFKDRCVYVYNSLDTATSKKESEKAAKKYSVVLPRIFALLDIYNLRTDIDLQSPAYRNKLPDSPFSISYVTDLPIQKKSDCGAFVLAFAEHLIKSQPIPSEFLIESHRERIAYLFFKYATMKHDNNIDSDEEVEPKPKMKGVIRI; this is translated from the exons ATGTATTTTATTCGCAAGAAGGCTAAGTATAATCCACACAATGGATTGCGAATAACCACCACAGATTGTCTATTTGATGACAGAATACAGGGGTTGTTTATGCTTTATACGAAAAACAAGGGCGATACATCAACGGTCGTCGATCTAAACATTGCTGCTGATTACGTCCAAGGTTATGGCATTCTATGCAACACTCCATGGAAAGATGTGGATGAGGTGCTGTTTCCAATGCATTTAACCAACAAAAAACATTGGGTTTTGGGTCGTCTTGTGTTTAAAGACAGGTGTGTCTACGTTTACAATTCGTTGGACACTGCTACGTCCAAGAAAGAATCAGAAAAAGCTGCGAAGAAATATTCAGTCGTGCTTCCCAGGATTTTCGCTCTTTTGGATATTTACAATCTTCGGACAGACATAGACCTACAATCACCTGCCTATCGAAATAAATTGCCGGATTCCCCTTTTTCCATTTCATATGTCACTGATCTACCAATTCAGAAGAaaag cGATTGCGGAGCATTTGTTTTGGCTTTCGCTGAACATTTGATCAAAAGTCAACCAATTCCATCAGAGTTTTTGATTGAGAGCCATCGTGAACGGATTGCGTATCTGTTTTTTAAGTATGCAACCATGAAGCATGATAACAACATTGACAGTGATGAGGAGGTGGAACCCAAACCAAAGATGAAGGGCGTTATCAGAATTTAA